Within the Feifania hominis genome, the region TGATGAGGTTGAACAGAAAGGTCGTCACCGCGACCGAGAGATTTGACACCATCTCCGACGAGCCGTTCGCGCAGGCGCCCGCGAGAGTGCGTGGCTCCCAGACAGGCTTTGCGAAGTGCAGCAGCCGCCCGCGCCGGCCCGAGAAATAGACAAGCCCGATTGCCGCCGGGATGATAAACCCGATCCCCGTCGCAATTGCCGCGCCCTTGATTCCCATGCCCAGCGGTACGATGAAGACATAGTCGAGCACCAGGTTTGCAACACCGCCCGCCACTGTCGCAATCAGCCCCAGATTCGGCCGTCCCGCCGTGGCGAAGAAAAACTGAAACAGCAGCTGCAGCATGGCAAAGGGTACAAAGAGGCACAGGTAGAACGCATAGTCCCGGCAGTAGTCGAGAATGGCGCCGTTTGCGCCGAGCGCAATGACCATCGGCTCGGCAAAGAGCAACCCGAGCACCGCCAGCACTGCGCCGAGCCCCGCCGCGAAGCTCACAATCAGAGTGAAGCTGCGCTTAGCGCGCTGTGTGTCACCCTCGCCCATCTGCTTTGCCACAATGGCGCTGCCCCCCGTTGCGAGCATGATGCCGATGGCAAAAATCAGATTTACCGCCGGGTAGACGATGTTGATGGCCGATAGGGCGCCTGTGCCGACAAAGTTTGAGACGAATGCGCCGTCCACCATGGTGTAAAACGAGTTGAAGACCATCATAACGATGGTGGGCAGCGTAAATTTTAAGATGAAGCCGGGGGTGATGGTTCTCTCAAAGGAGTGCATAAGTCCGTTTCCTCATTGCTTTCTTTCATAAA harbors:
- a CDS encoding MATE family efflux transporter → MHSFERTITPGFILKFTLPTIVMMVFNSFYTMVDGAFVSNFVGTGALSAINIVYPAVNLIFAIGIMLATGGSAIVAKQMGEGDTQRAKRSFTLIVSFAAGLGAVLAVLGLLFAEPMVIALGANGAILDYCRDYAFYLCLFVPFAMLQLLFQFFFATAGRPNLGLIATVAGGVANLVLDYVFIVPLGMGIKGAAIATGIGFIIPAAIGLVYFSGRRGRLLHFAKPVWEPRTLAGACANGSSEMVSNLSVAVTTFLFNLIMMKLLGEDGVAAMTIVFYAQFLFTAIFLGYTSGVAPLISFNYGADNKKRLAKLVRTSGCFIGVGSVLAYGLSVWLARYVVGVFAAADSAVFELALHGMDLFAVGFLFMGSNIFASGLFTALSNGRVSAILSFLRTFVFIVAAIWLLPELWGVEGVWLSIPMAEFAALVVSAIYVLRLRGRYGY